The genomic window CCTATCGCTTTCTTTCCACCGCGATCTTCCGCAGCTCTTCGAGGACGGAGAGGGCTTTGAGCTTGACCATCCTCACGTAATTGCCCTGGGTGATCACTTCCCCGATGGCGTTGATGAGCTCGGGGTTCGTCACCCCGTCATTGGCCTGCGCGAGTTTCTCGACGGCGAGGAGGGTGGAGAACGCGAGATTGTTGTCGGGAACGGGCTTGATGTTCTCCTGGTGGAGCCTGTAGGCGAGCACGTTCGTCACCTCTTCGTTCTCGTTGAGACCGATCCTCCCGAGGGCGTAGACCGCCTCGGCCACCACCATGGGCTCCTCTTCCTTCAACACCACCGTCAGGAGGGAATCCTTGGCCTTTTCTCCACCTATACGACCAAGGAGGTTGCAGGCCTGTCGTCTCACCTCGGGGAAATTGTTCACCGTCCGGTTTCCCACCCTCACCTCCCGCGAGATGGTCTCGGTGGCGAGGGTCTCGAGGATCGCAAATGCGGCATCCTCGTCGCTCATCCGGCCTTCGTCCACCATGCGTTCGAGGTTCCTGAGGGCCAGAAGCTTGAGTTCCTCGCTGTTGGAGAAGGCTTCGTCCTGTATGAGTCTGAGCTCGATATCCTGACTGAGATAGTATTCCTCGATCGTCGCCTCATCCCCCCCCGCCTCTTGACCGTGCAGGAGGAGGGCGGAGAACACACATACTGCCAGAAACACCCCTTTTCGTTTCATGCCGTACTCCTCGTTAATAGATTTTCCACCCCCCCTCCTCCCGTCTGAGCCTGTAGAGGAGATAGGGGGTTTCGTTGATCACCATATAGGCCTTCACTATATCCTCGGTCACGAACTCTATTTTGTCCAGCCGCACGCGGGACCGGCTCGGCACCACCACCTGCTGAAAGTAGTCCTCGAGCGTACGGAGTACGACCCCCCTCTTCTTGAGTTTCGGCTCTTCCGAGACCTCGGCGAGATACGAGGGATCGCCCACCCTCGCGATGTAGTCCTGGGAGAGGTAGCTCTTCCACGTCTCGAAATCACGCTTCTGGATGATGAGGGTGAGTTCCTCGAGGAACGCCTCGATCTCGACGAAGGTACGTTCATACACTTCCTGGGAGACTTCTATCGTCCCTTCCGAGTCGGAAACGACTTCTTCTTCCTCGACGATCGGAGGGGTCGGGGTGGGGGATGGAGAGACAGGGGCCTCCTGTCCAGAGACACACCCCGACACCAGCAAGACGACCGAGAACACCAGCACACCCCAGTCTCTGCTCTTCATCTCACTTAGAGTGTAAGTGGTGATCTCGTGTTTTGTCAACATTCTTCCTTGCAAGACAAGGAAAAGCAGGATACTATTATTCCATGAGCACAGAGGAAGGGAAACGACAGGCAGACGAGTTCAGGCGGCTCGTGGAGGCCTACTTCAGCAGATTCCGACATACCGAGATCCCCTTCAACCACTTCGCGGCCTACGCCATCCGGGAGGCCCAGAGGAACACAGACGAGTTCCCCTCCTTCTCCGCCCACACCTCGCTGGAATCCCTCTCCCGGGAGGTCGTCCGTCTCGCGAAACCGCTCGAACGGGAGGGGACGCTGATCCTCGATGCAGATCCCCACGGCACGATCCACACGCTCTACTACCTCGCACCCTATTACGAGCGTATCGAGGCCCACTATCAGGAGATGTCCCTCACACAGGATCTTCCGTTCCCCGACACCGGCCTTCTCGGTATAGCCCTCCCCGAACGTTTCTTCCTCACCCTCTCGGTAAAGGACGATTTCCTCCACTGGTTCGAACGCCACGAAGAGACGGGCGAGGGGAACACACTCATACGTCTCACCTTCCCGGACGGTCTCCCGGCCGTGGTCATCACCGAGAGGATCCTGCTCCAGAAGCTCTGTGAGCTCTGCGTCATCAAACTGCGCGCCTACCTCACCAATGAACGGAACTCGGCCTACATCCTCCAGAAGATACGGCCTTTCTTCCGCCAGAACGAAACCATGCTCAGGAACATGCTCCACGCCGCCCTCACGCGGGCCGATCAGGCGCTCAGAGAGATAAGGGAACCCTCCGATACCGTGTACTACTTCTGGAACCAACTGGCCAATTTCCTCTACAAGGACATCACATCGAAGAAGGATCGACAGGAGGTGGAGACCTCCTACTGCCACGCCGCCTATCTTCTCACCTACTTCCTGCTCTACTACAAAAGCAAGGTGAGGAAGAAGAAGGAGAAGGAACGAGCCCTCCAGATCCTCGAACGCCAGCTCAGGAAGCGGCCTTACACCTTCACCCTGGGGGAGATCCTCTCCTTCACGGACGATCGAGGGATCCCGCTCCTCAAGCTCTGCGAGAGGGACGACATCGTGGAGTATGTGAAGGAACATTCCACGGCACCCGACCCCCTCTCCCTCCCTCCTCTCGTGAAGCTCAAGGGAGCCGACGACCAGGACTACTACATCCGGAGGGAACTCCTGCTCCCCGTGTTCGAGGAACGGCGATTCCTCCTCTCCATGGAGCTGAAGAGGGAATACACCAACCAGTGGTACCTCCTCCTCAAGAAGGACGAAGAGCTCCCTGAGATGTTCGACGACGAGGAATTCGCACGCGACGTGAGGGAACGCGTGGCGAGGAAAGACCCCGTGTTTCCGGGCTTCCTCCAGTTCCACCTCCTCTATCTTGCATGGGAGGGAACCGACCTCCCTGCTGCTCAGAAGGGTGAGCTCCAGAAGATCTTCGACGAACGGAACCGGCGTCTCAGGCCGCTCCCCGAAATCCTCGACCTCGACCGGGAGAAGCTCCTGAAGGACGCAAGACTCATGCTCCCCTTCTGGAAGGTGATACCGGTGGTGAGCACCATCATCAGATTCCTCAAGCGTCTCTTCCTGGGAAAGCCGACCCGTCCCCACAAGAAGAAGAAATCCTCACTGGTCCTCTCACCTTCCTCCGCACCTCCCCGACAGAAAGCCCCTCCGGTCCCGACCGACCGCGGCGAGGCGTCTCCCCCTCCGCCCACCCCCGCCTCGCAGCCGTATACCCCCCATCAATTCCGTGCGAGGATCCAGGAGTTGACGAAGGCATTCCTCCCGCCCGGCATGCGGATCGATGAAGCGCTCGAGTCACTCATCGAGCGGTGGAATCCGCTCATCGACGAAGAGTCGAAGGAGATCCTCGTGGAGGATGTGAACAATTTCGCGAAAGACTTCCTGCGGAAGATGCGTATTCTCAACAGGAGAAGGCCCCCGACCGAGGAGCAGATCCGGACCATGGCCCAGACCCTCTCGGAGAACAAGGCCTTCGAACGCATCAAGGAGAAGGAGGCCTTCCGCGAATACCTCGAACTCTACATGCTCAAGATACTCGGCAAGCTCTAACCGACCAGTATCCCGTCGAGCGGGAGGGCCCCCTCTCCGGACGAGCGCTCTGCCAGGGCGTAGAAGAGATCCCCGCAGGCCCATGCGTCGCTCAGCGCCCTGTGATGGTGCTGGAGGGGGATATCCAGGGCTCGGGTGAGGGATGCGAGGCTGTACCTGCCCAGATGAGGGAGGACGCTCCTGGCGAGGAGCCGGGTGTCGATGGCGCGGAACCCAGGATAGGGACGTCCACAACGGGCGTACTCCATCCTCAGGAAGGAGAGGTCGAAGGGAGCGTTGTGGGCCACCAGGAGGTGCGTCCCCACGAAGGACTCGAGCATGGGAAGCACGGACGGGAGGGGAGGTGCTTCCTCCACATCCTGATCGCCGATCCCGTGGATCTTCGTCACCTCGGCAGGAATGGGATGGGGAGGCTTCACGAGCAGGGAGAAGAAGGCACGGGGTTCTCCGCCCTGGAACTTCACGCACGCGATCTCCACCACCGAATGGCGCACAGGATCGAGCCCGGTGGTCTCGAGATCGAAGGTCACCACCACCTCCTTGCGCCAATCGATCGATACGGGATCTCTTCCAGGATCAGTCGAGGTTGACATGCAGGGTCTCCTTCCCTACCATCCGACACATGGATATCCAGAGGCTACTCCAGGAACACGATGTGGCGATCGACGATATCCGATGGTATCTCGCACTCACCACGGCCGAGCGTTTCCTCTCATACCAGGAAGTCCCGGAAGAACTCGCCCTCCTCATCTGGAGAGGTACGGTCGCGGACGAACTCTACGAGATGGAAGAACGGTGGCTCTCGCTCCAGAACCAGAAGCTCTCGGACGGCAGACTCGACGAAGCCGGGATCCGAGAGCTCATCAGGGAGATAAAGTCCGCCGCGGAAAGGAGGCCCCTCTCCTAGGGGCCTCCTCGACACTATGCGGGGATCCACCCGTCGATCTGCCGTTGGACGACCTCCAGTTTCTCCTTGACCTCCCGCTTCGCCTCTTCCAGCGAGTCCTTCACCGGCGAGGTGCAGGAGGCATAGAACTTGATCTTGGGCTCCGTACCGCTCGGCCGAGCGCTCACCACACTTCCGTCCTCGAGCACGAACTGGAGCACGTTGGATGAGGGGAGATCGATGTTCTTCTTCCGCTCTCCCGAGGGGAGGTAGAGGGTGGTGCCGTCCAGGTAGTCGCGTATCTCCACCACCTTGAGGTCACCGAAGGCGAGAGGAGGATCGTTACGGAGTCGCTCCATGATCCCTCTCATGACCTGGATGCCTTTTTCACCGGGGAACGTCTTCGTGGTGAGGATCTCTTCGAAGTAGCCGTGTTGCCTGTAGAGTTCCTCCAGCCTCTGCAGGAGCGTCTTACCCTGAACCCTGTGGTAGAGGGTCATCTCAACGGTGAGGATCGAGGCGGAGACGGCGTCCTTGTCCCTCACATCGGTTCCGACGAGGAATCCGTAGCTCTCCTCGGTACCGAAGACGTACTGGGGACCGCCCTTCTCCTCGAACTCGCGTATCTTGGCGGCGAAGTACTTGAATCCGGTGAGCACCTCATGGCATTCCACGCCGTACGATTCGACGATCTTCCGCTGAAGATTGGTGGTGACGATGCTCTTGACGAAGGCAGGCCGCTCGGGAAGGGAACCCATCTCTTTTTTCGAAGAGAAGATGTAGTCGGCCAACAACGCGCCGAGCTGGTTCCCCGTGATGAGGACATAGTCGTGTCCGTCGGGAACGGCGATGCCGAGTCGGTCGGAATCGGGGTCCGTGGCCATCACCACGTCGGCCTTCCGTTTCCGCGCGTACGAGAGGGCCAGCTCCAGAGCCGAGGCCTCCTCGGGATTGGGATACTCCACCGTAGGGAAGTCCCCGTCAGGCTCGGCCTGTTCGGGCACGGTGAAGACGTCGATCCCGAATCCTCTCAACACGGTCTCCACCGGCATCCTCCCGGTACCATGGAGCGGGGTGTAGACCACCGAGACCTCTCCTCCGTGTTCCTTGAAGAGGTCGGGACGGATCACCTGTCGTCTCACGGCGTCGAAGTAGGCCCGATCCACCTCCTCCCCGATGTAGGTGAGCAGTCCTCGGGCGAGGGCTTCCTCTTCCGGCATCGACCTGATCTCGGAGGTCACCTTCCGGACTTCCTCTATGATCCCCTTGTCATGCGGAGGCACCACTTGCCCCCCATCCGACCAGTAGACCTTATATCCGTTATACTGGGGAGGGTTGTGACTCGCCGTGATCACGATACCGGCGGTGGTGCCGAGATGACGAACCGTGAAGGACAGCTCCGGAGTGGGCCTCAGGTCCTTGAAGAGGTAGGTCTTTATCCCGTTACCGCAGAGCACGAGCGCCGCTTCCCGGGCGAACACACGGGAGTATCGTCTCGAGTCGTAGGCGATGGCTACGGATGGATCCTTTAGTCCCTGGGAGAGAATGTAGTTGGCGAGGCCCTGGGTGGCCCTGCGCACCATGAGCGGATTCATGCGGAAGAATCCTCCTCCGATGATTCCACGCATCCCCCCTGTTCCGAATTCGAGGTCGGCGAAGAAACGGTCGTTGAGCGCTTCCCAGTCCTCTCTCTCGAGGAGTTCCTCTACTTCTCTCCTGAACTCCTCCCCGGTTTCGAGCTGAATATACATCCGGGCTTTCTTCTCCAGTTCACGCAGATCCATGTACTCCTCCTCGGGATGTTTGGTCTCATAATAGAAATAACGGCTCAACGTATCAAGGCGGAAGATTTTCATTCTTCGGGAAATATACTACTCTTGGCGTGGTATGAAGAGGATCGACAAGAGACCCAAGGGAGAAGAGGGCTTCCACGAGTACTATCGATCGCTCTTCGGGGAACGGTGGGATGGTCTCGTGGCCTCGATGAGGACGGAATCACCCTACCATACCCTCTCCGAGGGGCTCCTCGCTCCCTACCACCTCGACCCCGCCTCCCTCTACCCCCCCGCCCTCCTCGCCCCCGAGCCGGGCCATCGCGTCCTCGACCTCTGCGCCGCCCCCGGAGGGAAGACCCTCCTCCTCGCCCTCGCCCTCAAGGGACGCGGGCTCCTCGTGGCCAACGAGTACTCCTCCTCGAGGAGGGCCCGGCTCAAGCAGGTACTCACCCTCCACCTGCCCACACACCTCCTCGCCCCCATCCGCGTCGCCGGCAGGGACGGACGGACATGGGGGATCCACGAGCCCGAGGCCTACGACCGCATCCTGGCGGACGTTCCCTGCTCCTCCGAGGCCCATCTCCTCTCCTCCCCCTCCCACCTCTCCCGCTGGACCCCCGCCCGCATCCGCAACCTCACACACACCCAGTTCGCCCTCCTCTCCTCCGCCTTCCTCGCCCTCGCCCCCGGCGGCCTCCTCGTCTACGCCACCTGCGCCCTCACCCCTCAGGAGAACGACGGCGTGGTGGAGAAGCTCGTCACACGACGCGGGAACGCCCTCGAAATCGTCCAGGACCCGCCCCCGCTCCCCGCATCCCTCCCCCCCCTCACCCTCGAGCCGACCCGCTACGGCTTTCACATCCTCCCCGACACCTCACGAGGAGCCGGACCTCTCTACATGGCCCTCATACGAAAGACCCGATCCATCCCCCTTACACGCCCCTGAGCGCTTGCGAAACCCCGCGAAACCGCACTACACTGGGTGTGAGGCCCCTGTCGCGATACACCTATATGGGAGGCTCTATGAACGAGATCCGTGTCATGCTTCCGAACGGCCACGTACTGGAAGTCCCCTACGGCACCCGGGTAGGAGACCTCTTGAAGGCCCATCTCCCGGACATCCATCCCGTAGCGGCGCGCGTGAACAACGAGCTCACCAGCTTCACCTACAAGCTCGAGTTCAACAGCAGCATAGAGCCCGTCACCTTCGATCAGCCCGAAGGCATGATCATATACCGCGCGAGCCTCTGCTTCCTCCTTGCCATGGCTGCCCACAGGAGGGGCCTCAGACTCATCATAGGCCACTCCCTGGGCGACGGATACTTCTACACCCTCAGGGATCGCGAAGATGTCACCCCGAGAGAGGTGGACCTCCTCCAGGAAGAGATGCAGGATCTCATCCGCAGAGACATCCCCATCCAACGGAAGGTCCTCTCCTACCAGGACGCCATCTGGGAGTTCCAGGGAAGGGACCAGATGCAGACCGTCAAGCTTCTCACGTTCAGGAACGAGAACAAGATCCCCGTCTTCTTCTGCGACACCTACTGCGACCTCGCCACCATCCCCCTGGTACCCCGCACCGGCCTGCTCAAGGGGTTCCGCCTTCAGCACTTCCCCCCTGGTTTCGTTCTCAGGTTTCCCAGGCATCCCGCACGACCCGTACCCGAGTCCTACGCACCCCCCCTCAAGCTCTTTCAGGTCTACCGTGAATACAAAGAGTGGGGGCGGACCCTCTCCGTGGCCTCGGTGGGCGACCTGAACACCCTCGTCGAGGCGAGAAAGGAGCGCGAGTTCATCCAGATCGCCGAGGCCCTCCACGAGCAACGAATCTCCCAGATCGCCTCCCGCATCGCCGCCGAGACACCCCGGATCAAACTCGTCCTGGTGGCGGGCCCCTCCTCTTCGGGCAAGACCACGTTTGCAAAGAAGCTCTCCATGTACCTCAAGGTCTTCGGACTCCGTCCCCTCGCCATAAGCCTCGACAACTACTTCAAACCTCGGGAGGAGACCCCGCGGGACGAGGAGGGGAACTACGATTTCGAGGCACTCGAAGCCCTCGATACAGAAGTACTCAACCGTGATCTCATCGCCCTCTTCGAAGGCGGATCCATACGGGAACGCCTCTTCAACTTCAAGACAGGACGCCCTCTGCACACAGAGCGGACCATTACCCTTCCCGAGAAGGGGATCGTCGTCATAGAGGGCATCCACGGCCTCAACGAGGCACTCACCTCCCAGATTCCGAGAGAACAGAAGTACAAGATCTACGTCTCCGCCCTCACCCAACTCAACCTCGACGACCACAACCGCATTCCCACCACGGACAACCGCCTCATCCGTCGTATGGTGAGGGACGCCCGGTTCAGGGGAAAGACCGCCCTCGAGACCATCCAGATGTGGCCCTCGGTCCGCAGGGGTGAGGAGCGACACATCTTCCCCTTCCAGGAGGAGGCCGACATCCTCTTCAACTCGGCGCTCGATTACGAGCTCGGCGTACTCAAGGTCTTCGCCGAACCCCTCCTGAGGACCATAAAGCCCTACCATCGGGAGTACGCCGAGGCGGTGCGTCTCCTCGGATTCCTGGAAAACTTCCTCCCCATCTCCTCCCAGCACGTCCCCGGGCGTTCCATCCTCAGGGAGTTCATCGGTGACAGCGAGTTCCACTACTGAAAGGCCTTCCTCAAGAGAAACCGACGCCCCCCTAGAACCGGAAGGCCTCGTCCTCGTAGTCGAGACTCGTCTCTATCTCGGGGATGGGCTTCCAGGCGAGTGTGAGCGAAAAACTGGAGTCCCAGTACGTCTCGAGTATCCCGGCATCCGTGGTTCGGGTGGCAGGTTCACCCGAATACGAGAACGAGAGGTACCAGTCGCTCAGGTGATGGGTCACCGAGAGATCGAGGCTCTGCAGCTTGAAGAGCGCCTCCTCCCGGTCGTCAACGGAAAAGAAATTGAACGACCGGGCGATGTCCACGAGGGGGTTGACCCACTCGAGCCCCACCTTCTCCGGGAGTCCGGGGATGTACCGATAGGCGGCCCTGTTGACCGATACGGAGGAGAGCGAGACCTCCACGAACTCCTGGATGAAGAAGGACAACCCGAAGGAGAGATCCCACCTCGAGTCGGTAACCCGAATGGGTGTGATGGTGTAGGTGGAGCTCGTGGTCGCCCTGATTCCCATCCGGTTCTTCCAGAGATACGTATCGGGAGTGGTGTAGCCGAGTCTCGCACTCACCTTCGAGAGGAGGAACTCCTTTTCATCCTCCTTGATCCACCCCACCCCGTATCCGCCGAAGGTATAGGGATAGGTGTGGAGCCAGGTCGCCTGGAGGGTGAGGGGGTACAGTTTCGCCGTGAGCACATGCTGCTCGGGCCTGATCCTCGACGCATCGTCTTCGTCCGGAACGAGCTTGAGGTTCTCCGTGAACTGGACGTTGTTTTCAAGGAACGAGAGTTTCTGGGTGAAGGAGAGGGATTCGAACTCCCAGGAATCCCCGTCCCCCCTCTGGTAATTGAGTGCGGTGGTCTGGGTCCACGGTCCCATGGTGTTGGACAGTCCGAACGACACCTCCTCGTCGAGAGGGGGGAGCACATAAGAGGCGGAAAGGGTGTGCCTCGTCCCGAGCACCGAGAGGACGATCGAAGACTGCACCTTGTGTTCCTTTATGTAGTCATCCTCCCATTCCACGAAGTGATAGTCGTAGCGGGGGAGGCCGTCTGGTGAGATATCGATCACCTCCTCGTCGACGATCCTCGCACGGATGGTATAGGAGATCGAGGAATCCTTGAGCGGGAGGAAGAGGAGG from Spirochaeta thermophila DSM 6192 includes these protein-coding regions:
- a CDS encoding NOL1/NOP2/sun family protein; the encoded protein is MKRIDKRPKGEEGFHEYYRSLFGERWDGLVASMRTESPYHTLSEGLLAPYHLDPASLYPPALLAPEPGHRVLDLCAAPGGKTLLLALALKGRGLLVANEYSSSRRARLKQVLTLHLPTHLLAPIRVAGRDGRTWGIHEPEAYDRILADVPCSSEAHLLSSPSHLSRWTPARIRNLTHTQFALLSSAFLALAPGGLLVYATCALTPQENDGVVEKLVTRRGNALEIVQDPPPLPASLPPLTLEPTRYGFHILPDTSRGAGPLYMALIRKTRSIPLTRP
- a CDS encoding PolC-type DNA polymerase III, producing the protein MSTSTDPGRDPVSIDWRKEVVVTFDLETTGLDPVRHSVVEIACVKFQGGEPRAFFSLLVKPPHPIPAEVTKIHGIGDQDVEEAPPLPSVLPMLESFVGTHLLVAHNAPFDLSFLRMEYARCGRPYPGFRAIDTRLLARSVLPHLGRYSLASLTRALDIPLQHHHRALSDAWACGDLFYALAERSSGEGALPLDGILVG
- a CDS encoding phospho-sugar mutase, with translation MDLRELEKKARMYIQLETGEEFRREVEELLEREDWEALNDRFFADLEFGTGGMRGIIGGGFFRMNPLMVRRATQGLANYILSQGLKDPSVAIAYDSRRYSRVFAREAALVLCGNGIKTYLFKDLRPTPELSFTVRHLGTTAGIVITASHNPPQYNGYKVYWSDGGQVVPPHDKGIIEEVRKVTSEIRSMPEEEALARGLLTYIGEEVDRAYFDAVRRQVIRPDLFKEHGGEVSVVYTPLHGTGRMPVETVLRGFGIDVFTVPEQAEPDGDFPTVEYPNPEEASALELALSYARKRKADVVMATDPDSDRLGIAVPDGHDYVLITGNQLGALLADYIFSSKKEMGSLPERPAFVKSIVTTNLQRKIVESYGVECHEVLTGFKYFAAKIREFEEKGGPQYVFGTEESYGFLVGTDVRDKDAVSASILTVEMTLYHRVQGKTLLQRLEELYRQHGYFEEILTTKTFPGEKGIQVMRGIMERLRNDPPLAFGDLKVVEIRDYLDGTTLYLPSGERKKNIDLPSSNVLQFVLEDGSVVSARPSGTEPKIKFYASCTSPVKDSLEEAKREVKEKLEVVQRQIDGWIPA
- a CDS encoding HEAT repeat domain-containing protein, producing the protein MKRKGVFLAVCVFSALLLHGQEAGGDEATIEEYYLSQDIELRLIQDEAFSNSEELKLLALRNLERMVDEGRMSDEDAAFAILETLATETISREVRVGNRTVNNFPEVRRQACNLLGRIGGEKAKDSLLTVVLKEEEPMVVAEAVYALGRIGLNENEEVTNVLAYRLHQENIKPVPDNNLAFSTLLAVEKLAQANDGVTNPELINAIGEVITQGNYVRMVKLKALSVLEELRKIAVERKR
- a CDS encoding nucleoside kinase, producing MNEIRVMLPNGHVLEVPYGTRVGDLLKAHLPDIHPVAARVNNELTSFTYKLEFNSSIEPVTFDQPEGMIIYRASLCFLLAMAAHRRGLRLIIGHSLGDGYFYTLRDREDVTPREVDLLQEEMQDLIRRDIPIQRKVLSYQDAIWEFQGRDQMQTVKLLTFRNENKIPVFFCDTYCDLATIPLVPRTGLLKGFRLQHFPPGFVLRFPRHPARPVPESYAPPLKLFQVYREYKEWGRTLSVASVGDLNTLVEARKEREFIQIAEALHEQRISQIASRIAAETPRIKLVLVAGPSSSGKTTFAKKLSMYLKVFGLRPLAISLDNYFKPREETPRDEEGNYDFEALEALDTEVLNRDLIALFEGGSIRERLFNFKTGRPLHTERTITLPEKGIVVIEGIHGLNEALTSQIPREQKYKIYVSALTQLNLDDHNRIPTTDNRLIRRMVRDARFRGKTALETIQMWPSVRRGEERHIFPFQEEADILFNSALDYELGVLKVFAEPLLRTIKPYHREYAEAVRLLGFLENFLPISSQHVPGRSILREFIGDSEFHY